A window of Hymenobacter aerilatus contains these coding sequences:
- the mgtE gene encoding magnesium transporter, which translates to MNQHPTTEFITSLIQEGEFFKLKEVLKKFEPGEVVELIEEEEEREQLIIFRLLPLQLATQVFEYLDLDIQRHFLANLAQDKVTDILNEMSPDDRTALLEFLPDELVRELIQTLSEPERRVTLELLGYPEYSVGRLMTPDYIAIRENWTVQQVLDYIRRHGGQSETLSVLYVTDSRGRLIDDIRIREFLLADPQTRVNELMDNRFVHLQTMQDQEEAIEVFRRNDRVALPVVNSDGILYGIVTIDDILDIREEEDTEDIQKLGGSEALDEPYLTISLTKMIQKRAGWLVVLFLGEMLTATAMGFFEGEIEKAVVLALFVPLIISSGGNAGSQATSLIIRAMSLGELTVGEWWKVMRRELLSGALLGGILGAVGFLRILIWQQTGFYDYGSHWFLVGCTVGLSLVGIVLWGSLSGSMLPLLLKKLGFDPATSSAPFVATLVDVTGLIIYFSVATLFLSGTLL; encoded by the coding sequence ATGAATCAGCACCCGACCACCGAGTTCATCACGTCCCTGATTCAGGAGGGCGAGTTTTTCAAACTCAAGGAAGTATTAAAAAAGTTTGAGCCGGGCGAGGTAGTAGAGCTGATTGAGGAGGAAGAAGAGCGCGAACAGCTAATTATCTTTCGCTTGCTGCCCTTGCAGTTGGCCACGCAGGTATTTGAGTACCTCGACCTGGATATTCAGCGGCACTTTCTGGCCAACTTGGCGCAGGACAAGGTTACGGACATCCTCAACGAGATGTCGCCCGACGACCGCACAGCCCTACTGGAGTTCCTACCCGATGAGCTGGTGCGGGAGCTAATTCAGACGCTCTCGGAGCCGGAGCGCCGGGTGACGCTGGAACTGCTGGGCTACCCTGAGTACTCGGTAGGCCGCCTAATGACGCCCGATTACATTGCCATTCGCGAGAACTGGACTGTGCAGCAGGTGCTCGACTACATTCGCCGCCACGGTGGGCAGTCGGAAACGCTGAGCGTGCTGTACGTGACCGACAGCCGCGGCCGACTTATCGACGATATCCGCATCCGGGAGTTTCTGCTGGCCGATCCGCAAACCCGCGTGAACGAGCTGATGGACAACCGCTTCGTGCATCTGCAAACCATGCAGGACCAGGAAGAAGCCATTGAGGTGTTCCGGCGCAACGACCGCGTGGCCCTACCTGTGGTGAACAGCGACGGTATTCTCTACGGCATCGTGACCATCGACGATATTCTGGACATTCGGGAAGAGGAAGATACCGAGGACATCCAGAAGCTGGGCGGTTCCGAAGCCCTGGACGAGCCCTACCTCACCATCTCGCTCACCAAGATGATTCAGAAGCGGGCCGGCTGGCTGGTGGTGCTGTTTTTGGGTGAGATGCTGACGGCCACGGCCATGGGCTTCTTTGAAGGTGAGATTGAGAAGGCGGTGGTACTGGCGCTGTTTGTGCCGCTCATTATTTCCAGCGGCGGCAATGCTGGCTCACAAGCTACCTCGCTCATTATCCGAGCCATGTCGCTGGGCGAGCTGACGGTGGGTGAATGGTGGAAGGTGATGCGCCGGGAGTTGCTTTCGGGCGCGTTGCTGGGCGGTATTCTGGGCGCGGTGGGCTTCCTGCGTATCCTGATCTGGCAGCAAACCGGCTTCTATGATTATGGCTCGCACTGGTTTCTGGTGGGCTGTACAGTAGGGCTGTCGTTGGTAGGCATTGTGCTGTGGGGGTCGTTGTCGGGCTCCATGCTGCCGCTGCTGCTCAAGAAGCTAGGCTTCGACCCGGCCACATCCTCAGCACCGTTTGTGGCGACGTTGGTCGACGTGACGGGGCTGATTATCTACTTTTCGGTGGCTACGCTGTTCCTGAGCGGCACGCTGTTGTAA
- the arfB gene encoding alternative ribosome rescue aminoacyl-tRNA hydrolase ArfB: MPLPPADYFWPELQVQTSRSSGPGGQNVNKVESRVELRFHLATSRLLTDEQKLRLQEKLAGRITTDGYLLVVAQEDRSQLRNKEHALRKFYALLREDLQQPKARKASRPSAGAVRKRLEEKKRHSDKKANRRLDF, translated from the coding sequence ATGCCCCTACCCCCCGCCGATTATTTCTGGCCCGAACTGCAGGTGCAAACCAGCCGCAGCAGCGGCCCCGGCGGTCAAAACGTGAACAAGGTAGAGTCGCGGGTGGAGCTGCGGTTTCACCTGGCCACCTCGCGCCTGCTCACCGACGAGCAAAAGCTACGCTTGCAGGAAAAGCTGGCCGGTCGCATCACCACCGACGGCTACTTGCTGGTGGTAGCGCAGGAAGACCGTAGCCAGCTGCGCAACAAAGAACACGCACTACGCAAGTTCTACGCGCTGCTGCGGGAGGACTTGCAGCAACCCAAGGCGCGCAAAGCCTCGCGCCCCAGTGCTGGTGCCGTGCGCAAACGCTTGGAAGAGAAGAAACGCCACAGCGACAAAAAAGCCAACCGCCGCCTCGATTTTTGA
- a CDS encoding septal ring lytic transglycosylase RlpA family protein: protein MLLALPQTTQATRLSDDDKALTATSHRTAVLRGRASWYGREHQGRRTSSGERFDRHKYTCAHKTLPFGTRLRVTNPDNGQAVVVRVTDRGPFRHARILDLAEVAARPLGVITHGSADVVAEVVPDTTPLGPIDAPADLAALVEDDSLALSTPLETVEVAVEVPAETAPVVLKPTYVVQAGTFGDARNAAAMQARILAVDQQLSVTVATETVASRSLNRVVVGEFADWATADAVRKRLQRGGITGLVRKVPAATAH, encoded by the coding sequence GTGCTTCTGGCACTGCCGCAGACCACCCAGGCCACCCGCCTCAGCGACGACGATAAAGCTCTGACTGCTACCTCTCACCGCACTGCCGTGCTGCGTGGCCGCGCCTCTTGGTACGGCCGGGAGCACCAAGGCCGCCGCACCAGCAGCGGCGAGCGGTTCGACCGTCATAAGTACACCTGCGCCCACAAGACCCTACCCTTCGGCACCCGCTTGCGCGTAACGAACCCCGATAACGGCCAGGCCGTGGTGGTGCGCGTAACTGACCGCGGCCCATTCCGCCACGCCCGCATTCTGGATCTGGCCGAAGTAGCGGCCCGACCCCTGGGCGTTATCACCCACGGCTCGGCTGATGTAGTGGCGGAGGTAGTGCCCGATACTACGCCCCTGGGTCCCATTGATGCCCCCGCCGACCTTGCCGCTCTGGTAGAAGACGATTCGCTGGCGCTGAGCACGCCCCTGGAAACAGTGGAAGTAGCTGTGGAAGTGCCCGCCGAGACTGCTCCGGTAGTGCTAAAACCAACCTATGTGGTACAAGCGGGTACGTTTGGCGATGCGCGCAACGCGGCTGCCATGCAAGCCAGAATTCTGGCCGTAGACCAGCAACTGTCCGTTACGGTTGCCACCGAAACCGTAGCTAGCCGCTCGCTGAACCGGGTAGTGGTAGGCGAGTTTGCCGATTGGGCCACAGCCGATGCCGTGCGCAAGCGCTTGCAACGTGGCGGTATCACGGGGCTGGTGCGCAAAGTGCCCGCCGCGACTGCGCATTAA
- a CDS encoding DUF72 domain-containing protein, whose product MDFGRLSDLRYVDFSLPPDHPATAAVLARTTATPVSPAVYVGCPIWTNKAWLGSYFPAGIKDADYLHYYARQFNSIELNTTHYRIPDAPTVRRWRDAVPPSFRFCPKLPQSISHDRALYNADDLTLSFCRSIGELGERLGWAFLQLSPHFGPENLPRLERYLLDFPAEIPLAVELRHPAWFAHAELFATVSAMLEALGKTLVLSDVAGRRDVLHMRLTTPTAFIRLNGHGLVPSDYQRADAWAERLAAWLGTGLQTAYVFIHQKDIMHSPLWTQHFLQRLQQLTGIAVEPPRVIPQPVQGSLF is encoded by the coding sequence ATGGATTTTGGCCGCCTTTCTGATCTGCGCTACGTTGACTTTTCGTTGCCACCCGACCATCCTGCTACTGCCGCTGTGTTGGCCCGAACCACGGCTACCCCGGTATCTCCCGCGGTATATGTGGGCTGCCCTATCTGGACCAACAAGGCATGGCTGGGCTCCTACTTCCCAGCCGGCATCAAGGATGCGGACTACCTGCACTATTATGCCCGGCAGTTCAATAGCATTGAGCTGAATACTACCCACTACCGCATTCCCGACGCGCCTACCGTGCGGCGCTGGCGCGATGCGGTACCACCAAGTTTTCGCTTCTGCCCCAAGCTGCCCCAAAGCATCAGCCACGACCGCGCCCTATACAATGCTGATGACCTTACGCTGTCGTTTTGCCGCAGTATAGGCGAGTTGGGCGAGCGGCTGGGCTGGGCCTTTCTGCAACTGTCGCCGCACTTTGGGCCTGAGAACCTACCCCGCCTGGAACGCTACCTGCTTGATTTTCCGGCAGAAATTCCGCTGGCCGTGGAGCTACGCCACCCCGCCTGGTTTGCCCATGCGGAGCTGTTTGCTACCGTATCGGCTATGCTGGAAGCGCTGGGCAAAACATTGGTGCTGAGCGATGTGGCCGGCCGCCGCGACGTGCTGCATATGCGCCTGACCACGCCCACGGCTTTCATTCGTCTCAACGGCCACGGCCTGGTGCCTAGCGACTACCAACGCGCCGACGCCTGGGCCGAGCGCCTGGCCGCGTGGCTCGGCACTGGCCTGCAAACGGCTTACGTGTTCATTCACCAGAAAGACATCATGCACTCGCCCCTCTGGACGCAGCACTTCCTACAGCGCTTGCAGCAACTCACGGGCATAGCCGTAGAACCACCCCGCGTGATTCCGCAGCCGGTGCAGGGGAGCTTGTTTTAG
- a CDS encoding matrixin family metalloprotease has protein sequence MLFSRATRLLLGIAFCGLALPTRAQLAAPTPTDELHCLMQPLDPARRAGQASLVVEGEVLDSKGFWDAAHQHIYTAHRVRVYQVFKGAAASEITVVTEGGTVDLDQQRLTNTLTLSAGQQGVLFLYPAPFAGLDAVAGTAWAAYGSEQGFIQYDLATATATESFRSYPTLDDTFYASLTNLTGQARRVVQANPALTTARRRVGTAARGQAPVIAALSPLTTTAGTESVLTITGTGFGATRGTGFVEFRNADDGGATFTRPLDTDYVSWSNTSIQVRVPSYSADEHPAGTGQVRVTSSNQTTATSTQVLTVVYAISNVQETIGKLTYRPGHINQNDNGGYTFRFDPNFAANAAASAAWQRALENWRCSSGINWQVGDNRTTNGVADDGQNSVGFDQSSGTTSGATLPVNVLGRTTSYYSGCRNANGSIVFYVREIDMLFSNSATWQFGPTAPSAQQIDFETVAVHELGHAQQLSHLIRPSAVMHYAVSRGQVSRTLSTVSDIAGGRLVLRTSSFPRTSCDEPAMLPAPLTRFSATGPILTWTTRDECFVQEFVVERTGADTTARNWQTLATIAAGAAGNNYGYADAQAPTSSLLYYRLRIRRPDGTLDTTTPIATTSDASALTGLALYPNPLSSGPLQFQYNTGTATTLRLYVYDALGRYIQGRAVSLQTGLNLFSLGVDGLHPGWYAVRWTDETGRKGTVRFIRL, from the coding sequence ATGCTCTTCTCCCGCGCTACCCGGCTACTGCTGGGCATTGCCTTTTGCGGCCTTGCGCTGCCTACCCGTGCTCAACTCGCTGCCCCTACCCCTACCGACGAATTGCACTGCCTGATGCAGCCCCTCGACCCCGCACGCCGGGCCGGGCAGGCCAGTTTAGTAGTAGAAGGCGAAGTGCTTGACTCGAAAGGTTTTTGGGATGCCGCTCACCAACACATCTACACGGCCCACCGGGTGCGGGTGTACCAGGTGTTTAAAGGCGCGGCGGCCTCTGAAATTACGGTGGTAACAGAAGGCGGAACTGTGGACCTCGACCAGCAACGCCTCACGAACACCCTCACCCTCAGTGCAGGCCAGCAGGGAGTACTTTTTCTGTACCCGGCGCCGTTTGCGGGGCTGGACGCCGTAGCGGGCACCGCCTGGGCGGCGTATGGCAGCGAGCAGGGCTTCATTCAGTACGACTTGGCCACGGCCACCGCTACTGAATCGTTTCGCTCCTACCCTACCCTCGACGATACATTCTACGCTTCCCTGACCAACCTGACTGGGCAGGCCCGGCGTGTGGTACAAGCCAACCCCGCTCTGACCACCGCCCGGCGGCGCGTCGGCACGGCCGCCCGCGGACAAGCGCCGGTTATTGCGGCACTGTCGCCGCTGACGACTACTGCCGGCACCGAGTCGGTGCTGACGATTACGGGCACCGGTTTTGGCGCCACACGGGGCACAGGCTTCGTGGAGTTCAGAAATGCTGATGACGGCGGCGCCACCTTCACACGGCCCTTGGATACGGATTACGTTTCCTGGAGCAATACCAGCATTCAGGTGCGGGTGCCTTCCTACAGCGCCGATGAGCACCCAGCTGGCACCGGCCAGGTGCGCGTGACCAGCAGCAACCAGACAACTGCCACCAGCACCCAGGTGCTCACGGTGGTATACGCCATCAGCAACGTGCAGGAAACCATCGGCAAGCTCACCTACCGCCCCGGACACATCAACCAGAACGACAACGGCGGCTACACCTTTCGCTTCGACCCAAACTTTGCGGCGAATGCCGCCGCATCGGCGGCTTGGCAGCGGGCGTTGGAGAACTGGCGCTGCTCCTCAGGCATCAACTGGCAGGTAGGCGACAACCGCACCACCAACGGCGTGGCCGACGACGGGCAGAATTCCGTGGGCTTCGACCAGTCCAGCGGCACTACCTCTGGCGCTACCCTACCCGTGAATGTACTGGGGCGCACTACCAGCTACTACAGCGGCTGCCGCAACGCCAATGGCAGCATTGTGTTCTACGTGCGCGAGATTGACATGCTATTTTCCAACTCGGCAACGTGGCAGTTTGGTCCTACCGCACCTAGCGCCCAGCAGATTGACTTTGAGACGGTAGCCGTGCACGAGTTAGGCCACGCCCAGCAGCTTTCTCACCTCATTCGGCCATCTGCCGTAATGCACTACGCTGTGTCGCGCGGGCAGGTGAGCCGTACCCTGAGCACCGTGAGCGACATTGCCGGCGGGCGCCTGGTGTTACGCACTAGCAGCTTCCCCCGGACCAGCTGCGATGAGCCTGCCATGCTACCCGCCCCGCTCACCCGCTTCAGCGCTACCGGCCCCATTCTCACCTGGACCACCCGCGACGAGTGTTTTGTGCAGGAGTTTGTGGTGGAGCGCACCGGCGCTGATACCACGGCCCGCAACTGGCAAACCCTAGCCACCATTGCCGCCGGTGCAGCCGGTAACAACTACGGCTATGCCGATGCCCAAGCGCCCACCAGCAGCCTGCTCTACTACCGCCTACGCATACGCCGTCCCGATGGGACGTTGGACACGACTACGCCCATTGCTACCACCTCCGATGCCTCGGCCCTCACCGGCCTGGCGCTCTACCCCAATCCGTTGAGCAGCGGCCCCCTGCAGTTTCAATACAATACTGGCACAGCTACTACCTTGCGGCTATACGTCTATGATGCGCTTGGGCGATATATCCAGGGTAGGGCCGTTTCATTGCAAACTGGCCTCAACTTGTTTTCGCTGGGCGTAGACGGCCTGCACCCCGGCTGGTACGCCGTGCGTTGGACCGATGAAACCGGCCGCAAAGGCACCGTGCGCTTTATTCGGCTGTAA
- a CDS encoding 3-oxoacyl-ACP synthase III family protein, whose product MYIHQVATYLPTQVVTNEHFTQLNGLSDEWIIERTGIRERRKAAPGENTNTMAVAATERALAAAPDFAQGLDLIVGATYTPHDTIFTVAHAVQIAVGVDDIPTVSISSACSSLLNAVEIVEGYFAMGKASRALVVVSEHNTAYNNEQDTMAGHLWGDGAATLLISKERLSPDDIRIVDVVTGGAATRGKASTAVTLKPVEKGIVMPFGKDVFIHACQYMARVTTQLLERNTLGVDDVRYLIPHQANLRITRNVLEQLGLPEDRAVSNIQFLGNTGCAGAAIGLADTWPNLQQGDRVVITVFGGGYSYGAMLLEK is encoded by the coding sequence GTGTATATTCATCAGGTAGCCACGTATCTACCGACGCAAGTAGTAACCAACGAGCATTTCACTCAACTCAACGGGCTGTCGGATGAGTGGATCATTGAGCGCACTGGCATTCGGGAGCGACGCAAAGCGGCCCCCGGCGAAAACACCAACACCATGGCTGTGGCGGCTACTGAACGCGCCCTGGCCGCTGCCCCGGATTTCGCACAGGGCCTCGACCTTATTGTGGGTGCCACCTACACACCCCACGACACCATCTTCACGGTAGCGCACGCCGTGCAGATAGCCGTGGGCGTCGATGATATTCCGACGGTGAGTATTTCTTCAGCCTGCTCTTCGCTGCTGAACGCGGTGGAAATCGTGGAAGGCTACTTTGCAATGGGTAAAGCCTCGCGCGCCCTCGTGGTAGTATCGGAACACAACACCGCCTACAACAACGAGCAGGACACCATGGCGGGCCACCTCTGGGGTGATGGCGCCGCTACCCTGCTTATCAGCAAAGAGCGCCTCAGCCCAGACGACATTCGCATTGTGGATGTGGTAACCGGTGGTGCCGCTACCCGCGGCAAAGCCAGTACCGCCGTGACCTTGAAGCCGGTGGAAAAAGGCATTGTGATGCCCTTCGGTAAGGACGTATTCATCCACGCCTGCCAGTACATGGCCCGCGTAACCACACAGCTGTTGGAGCGCAACACGCTGGGCGTTGATGATGTGCGTTACCTGATTCCGCACCAGGCCAACCTGCGCATCACGCGCAACGTGCTGGAGCAGCTAGGTCTCCCCGAAGACCGGGCCGTATCCAATATTCAGTTTCTGGGCAACACGGGCTGCGCCGGCGCCGCCATCGGCTTGGCCGATACCTGGCCCAATCTCCAACAGGGCGACCGGGTAGTTATTACGGTGTTCGGCGGCGGCTACTCCTACGGCGCCATGCTGCTCGAGAAATAG
- a CDS encoding head GIN domain-containing protein has translation MKTLIGFCLFVCALFFSQSVLADTRETRQVGAFSEIGLGGSANVILRQGSPQKVEVEGSTEDVARLETIVEGKRLRIRRKPESNFRGRDYQGKITVYITMPDINALAVSGSGSIKALTDVQSHVLALSVSGSGNIELPEMQADKTDISISGSGNVNVAGVSTDTNVSISGSGSIQATKLRAETCGVRIAGSGNARVYASKTLDARIAGSGSVYVSGNPQVSSSVAGSGRVHRS, from the coding sequence ATGAAAACGCTGATCGGTTTTTGCCTGTTTGTATGTGCTCTGTTCTTTTCTCAATCGGTGCTAGCCGATACCCGCGAAACGCGGCAGGTAGGCGCTTTTTCTGAAATTGGGTTGGGCGGCTCAGCCAACGTGATTCTGCGCCAGGGTAGCCCCCAGAAGGTGGAAGTAGAGGGTAGCACGGAGGACGTGGCCCGTCTCGAAACCATAGTGGAAGGTAAGCGTCTGCGCATCCGGCGCAAGCCAGAAAGCAACTTCCGCGGCCGCGACTATCAGGGCAAAATCACCGTCTACATCACCATGCCTGACATCAACGCGCTGGCCGTGAGCGGCTCGGGTAGCATCAAAGCCCTCACCGATGTGCAAAGTCACGTGCTGGCGTTGTCCGTCAGCGGCTCGGGCAACATCGAGCTACCCGAAATGCAGGCCGACAAAACCGATATTTCTATCTCGGGCTCCGGCAATGTGAACGTGGCCGGCGTTAGTACGGACACCAATGTGAGCATCAGCGGCTCGGGCAGCATCCAGGCCACCAAGCTGCGCGCCGAAACCTGTGGCGTGCGCATTGCAGGTTCCGGCAACGCCCGTGTATATGCATCCAAAACGCTGGACGCCCGCATTGCCGGCTCGGGCAGCGTGTACGTGAGTGGCAATCCGCAGGTAAGCAGCTCCGTGGCTGGCAGCGGCCGCGTGCACCGCAGCTAA
- a CDS encoding carbohydrate porin gives MGHNPDTVGTGIPPKIHAFHTQRPAASQTFSSPNSPFPMRTSLRLPLLALVCVPFVSQAQTVPGQSTTPATSTVPAAPPIGPDARPAPDSTQRSGWSLHFQQTVITQWHANFAAPYTGEFSLQPREKAKTSLTSTAFIGRRLWKGASIYFNPELAGGSGLSAARGIAGFTNGETFRIGDPAPKLYVARLFFRQVWALSDSRQGTSQTVNDDGPNQVAGPVPDHFLALNVGKFSLSDYFDQNSYSHDPRTQFFNWALMSAGAWDYPANTRGYTISGVLEYVTPELAIRAASALTPTEANGPTLNFHYGRAHSETLELTHIYNLRGHVGTVRLLGFRTVAGMGDYRTATQRPDVDIAQTRQAGRTKTGVGLNAEQHISDDLGLFARVSYNDGRRETWAFTEIDRSASLGAVSAGSRWHRPDDRLGVAVLANGLSQPHREYLAAGGYGFIIGDGRLNYRPEYIGEAYYSFNFTRQHATISPDYQFVLHPAYNRDRGPVHVLAVRAHVAF, from the coding sequence GTGGGACATAACCCCGATACGGTAGGCACGGGAATACCGCCCAAAATTCACGCGTTCCACACCCAGCGGCCTGCTGCTTCGCAGACTTTTTCTTCTCCCAATAGTCCGTTTCCGATGCGTACCTCGCTCCGCTTGCCGTTGTTGGCGCTTGTTTGTGTGCCCTTTGTTAGCCAAGCGCAAACCGTACCTGGTCAGTCTACCACACCAGCTACTAGCACCGTGCCGGCTGCCCCGCCCATAGGTCCCGACGCCCGCCCCGCACCCGATTCTACCCAGCGCTCGGGCTGGAGCCTGCACTTTCAGCAAACCGTGATTACGCAGTGGCACGCCAACTTTGCGGCACCCTACACCGGCGAGTTCAGCCTGCAACCGCGCGAGAAAGCCAAAACGTCGCTTACCAGCACGGCTTTTATTGGCCGACGACTGTGGAAGGGTGCCAGTATCTACTTCAATCCGGAGTTGGCGGGTGGTAGTGGCCTGAGCGCGGCGCGGGGCATTGCGGGCTTCACCAACGGCGAAACCTTCCGCATCGGCGACCCCGCGCCCAAGCTCTATGTGGCGCGACTGTTTTTCCGGCAGGTGTGGGCCCTGAGCGACTCCCGGCAAGGTACCTCGCAGACCGTGAACGACGACGGCCCCAACCAGGTGGCCGGTCCCGTGCCCGACCACTTCCTGGCGCTGAATGTGGGTAAGTTCAGTCTGTCCGATTACTTCGACCAAAATAGCTACTCGCATGACCCGCGCACGCAGTTCTTTAATTGGGCCTTGATGAGCGCCGGCGCCTGGGACTACCCCGCCAACACGCGTGGCTACACCATCAGCGGCGTATTGGAATACGTGACGCCAGAGTTGGCTATTCGGGCAGCTTCTGCTCTTACGCCCACCGAGGCCAACGGCCCTACCCTCAACTTTCACTACGGCCGGGCGCACTCCGAAACCCTAGAACTGACGCATATCTACAACCTGCGCGGCCACGTGGGTACGGTGCGCCTGCTGGGTTTCCGCACGGTGGCCGGTATGGGCGACTACCGCACGGCCACGCAACGGCCTGATGTAGACATTGCCCAAACCCGCCAAGCTGGCCGCACCAAAACTGGTGTGGGGCTGAACGCCGAGCAGCACATCAGCGACGACCTGGGCCTGTTTGCCCGTGTGAGCTACAACGACGGCCGCCGCGAAACCTGGGCTTTCACCGAAATTGACCGGTCGGCTTCGTTGGGGGCCGTAAGTGCTGGCTCTCGCTGGCACCGTCCCGACGACCGTCTGGGTGTGGCCGTGCTCGCCAACGGCCTTTCGCAGCCGCACCGCGAGTATCTGGCGGCCGGTGGCTACGGCTTTATCATCGGCGACGGCCGGCTCAACTACCGTCCCGAGTACATCGGCGAGGCATACTACAGCTTCAACTTCACGCGCCAGCACGCCACCATTAGCCCCGATTACCAGTTTGTGCTCCACCCAGCCTACAACCGAGACCGGGGCCCAGTGCACGTGCTGGCTGTGCGTGCGCACGTGGCGTTTTAG